The genome window AGGGCAACCGCCACAGCAACAACGATTCCGTCCCTCTGCAATCGCAGGCGAGTCCCCGCCGGAACTCCCGTGCCCGCCCCATGCTCAACGTCCTCGCAGCCAGGGGTGATGCCACGCCTGACACGTTCCGCGCCCTGGGCGGTGAGCGGCAATGCCTGAAGATGTCCCAGTGCTTCGGAGGGTGACATAAGGACATCAGCAAGACTGCCGGCCTCGGCCAGCGCGCTAAGCCGTTCAAGGGATATGGCCCGGTCCAGATCGAAGAGACCGCTGCTCAACCGGCGCAACTCAGTCAGATGAGCACCGCAGCCGAGGCGCTCGCCCATGTCGTGGGCCAGCGTCCTGACATAAGTCCCGCGCGAACAGGACAGGGTAAACGTCACCAGCGGCAGATCGATCGCGTCAATGACCAGTGAGAAGATCTCTATCTCACGGGGTTCACGCTCGACTTCCCTGCCGGTGCGGGCGAGTTTGTAAAGGGGGACGCCATCGCGCTTGAGGGCCGAGAACATGGGGGGCAGTTGGCTGAGTTTGCCCGTGAACGAGGAGATGACATCACGAACTGTCTGGGACTCCAGGTGCTGCCAGTCGCCGGCATGAACAACCTGGCCGGTGTGGTCCTGGGTATCAGTGGCAGCGCCGAGCATCAGCGTGGCTCGGTACACCTTGGTTGATTCATCCAGGTAGGGGATCGCCTTTGTCCCCTCGCCGACTGCAACGGGCAGAACACCGGTGGCGAATGGATCGAGCGTGCCGG of Geobacter anodireducens contains these proteins:
- a CDS encoding pseudouridine synthase; translation: MDGFIVIDKPAGLTSHDVVARVRRTLRQKKAGHTGTLDPFATGVLPVAVGEGTKAIPYLDESTKVYRATLMLGAATDTQDHTGQVVHAGDWQHLESQTVRDVISSFTGKLSQLPPMFSALKRDGVPLYKLARTGREVEREPREIEIFSLVIDAIDLPLVTFTLSCSRGTYVRTLAHDMGERLGCGAHLTELRRLSSGLFDLDRAISLERLSALAEAGSLADVLMSPSEALGHLQALPLTAQGAERVRRGITPGCEDVEHGAGTGVPAGTRLRLQRDGIVVAVAVALTGLWANDTKNLRLLRVFN